The region TCGAGAGTCAATCGGCGTTTGTGGTAGGTTTCGCCGGCCATGAAGTCGAAGGCTGTGAGGCCGTGTTGATGGCAAGCCAGCAAGGTGAGCCAGTCGGTTAACAAGCCGGGGCTGCGCTGGGATTCGTGGGGTGCATGGCCGCTTTGGTAGAGCAGCCCGCGTTGGCGATCGATCAGTAAGTGACTGCAGCCGATGACTTCATCGCCTCCGCGGACACGCACCAGCACTGCCTGGCCATGAGCAACGAGTTCTTTGAGCAAGTGTTTGTGAAAAGAGAGAAAGGGAGCACTGGCATAAGCGCCGGGTTTGCCTTCGGCATTCCACCGGGCCTGATGCAACCGGATGAGGTCGTCGAAGATGTCTTCGGCGAGTTCGACGTGATCACCCCATTCGACGACGGCTCCTTCGTAACTTCGCAGATTGCGGCGAATGGCGCGGCGTGCTTGCGAAGTCAGTTGTTCGAGAATGTTGTCGGGCGTGGCGTGCGGAGGGAAGTTCGTGCAGTAGCAGGGACGTTGACGCAAGGTGAACTGCGGATAGTTGTCGAGCAGCGGCTGGATGTCGCGGGGTTCGAAACCATCGAGGCGAATTTCATCCCATGTCGTACGGTTCGCGAGGACCTGCATGACATTTTCAAGAAACAATTCTTGATAGGAGTGTTCGGCACAGACCGTGTTGTACTCGACGACGGCGCTGTCGGCGTCCAATTCGCCAGCAGTTCCCAGGTGAACGGTGCGCAGGCGAATGGGGCCTTCGAACTGCTGTTCGCTAGTGATGACCAGTACAGCGGCAACGGGAATGTGGTTGACTTCGGCAATGACAATCTCGGGAGAGACCAGATCGCCGTAGTGCTTGAGCCACGTTTGTGTCCAGCGGGTGGTGGACGTGAGTGCCTGCCAATTGAGGCGTTGTTCGAGGGCTCGCCATTGTGCAAAAGCCTGATCGAAGGTGGGTCGCCTGTGCCAGGTAATGTTCATGCGAGGCCTGGCATGGGCCAATGCCTGCTGTTCAGCACTCGTTGTCGAGCTGAAGTTTTTAGGATCGGTGATGGAGATGCCAGTGAGCATCGAGCAGGTTTCCGGAGAACGAGATGGAAGTTTCAGGCAAACATCACGGTGAACAGATACAGACCAACGAATAAAGCCCCGCTGGCGAACGTGAGCCGGAGGGCTTGAGGAGTATTCCAGGTCGCGAGTGGAGCGGGTCTGGCAGACGATCTGGCAGCCATGTGGAGGTAAGCCGCCGCCAGACCAAGCACCATGTACGTCGGGACGACATAGCAGCGCGAGAGGGAGAGCATTGAAGTACACCAGCCTGCCAATAAAGCTCCCAGATAGGGGCGAAAGCGGAGAGCTTCGCGATCAAAGTTCGGATAGCTGCGAAAACCCATCTGGTAGAGTTGGACGAAGGCAAAGAAGAATGCGCCGAAGAAGAGGGTACCGCCGAAGATTCCCAGCTCGACGTAGGCATGGATGAATGAATTGTGGGCCACGAGGCCTGCGACATCGGGATAGCCGCCATATCCGATGCCAAAAAGGATATCGCTGGATTTCAGGGCGTCGAATCCATCGCGCCAGAGCTGCACGCGTTCGCCGCCCGTGCTGTCATTCAGATCGAGATTGGCTTGTCTGCCACCCATGACGGCCAGTGCACACACACCCAGGACGCCACAGAGAATGGCCATTTTGAAGCCACCCCAGAAGACGGCAAGTGTCATCATCGCAGCACCTGCTGCTAATAAGCCGCCGCGAGATCTGGTATCGAAGAGTCCGATCCAGAGGGTGATGATGGGGATGATCCAGGCGAAGCGAAGGATGCCCTGAGCCTTATCCATGAGGAAGTAGGTGCAGAGAACACCTGCGGCCACAATGAGCATGGCGAGGTCATTGGGGTCCTGAAAGATCCCCAGGCCGCGCATGCGCAGGATATGGGAGACTTCGCCTTCGTCATCGACGCTGTCAAAGTCGGCCAGATGTTCGACACATTGAAAGTCGATGAGTCCATGAAAATCGACAACACACATGGTGATGGCAATGACCGAGCAGGTCGTGACCGTCAGAAGGAAGGCACGCAGCCGGGGTGGACTGTTGAGATTCACGACCAGGAGTGCAAAGTAAACAAGG is a window of Planctopirus limnophila DSM 3776 DNA encoding:
- a CDS encoding GNAT family N-acetyltransferase, yielding MLTGISITDPKNFSSTTSAEQQALAHARPRMNITWHRRPTFDQAFAQWRALEQRLNWQALTSTTRWTQTWLKHYGDLVSPEIVIAEVNHIPVAAVLVITSEQQFEGPIRLRTVHLGTAGELDADSAVVEYNTVCAEHSYQELFLENVMQVLANRTTWDEIRLDGFEPRDIQPLLDNYPQFTLRQRPCYCTNFPPHATPDNILEQLTSQARRAIRRNLRSYEGAVVEWGDHVELAEDIFDDLIRLHQARWNAEGKPGAYASAPFLSFHKHLLKELVAHGQAVLVRVRGGDEVIGCSHLLIDRQRGLLYQSGHAPHESQRSPGLLTDWLTLLACHQHGLTAFDFMAGETYHKRRLTLDTNELLWARWIRPSWKRTVIDRLRDFKRLSHRLISGSSRSTSPTNPSANEPDHSQPGTAAEGALS
- a CDS encoding O-antigen ligase family protein, with translation MAKVGTRVQEPAFLLLLAVTATLFLRPAELFQALDGLPIYEALIGGCLLFSIPALQARCSWKTLKFQPVILCVLALLLAIGLSHASHAYIGGLVEAATSFGKVLVYFALLVVNLNSPPRLRAFLLTVTTCSVIAITMCVVDFHGLIDFQCVEHLADFDSVDDEGEVSHILRMRGLGIFQDPNDLAMLIVAAGVLCTYFLMDKAQGILRFAWIIPIITLWIGLFDTRSRGGLLAAGAAMMTLAVFWGGFKMAILCGVLGVCALAVMGGRQANLDLNDSTGGERVQLWRDGFDALKSSDILFGIGYGGYPDVAGLVAHNSFIHAYVELGIFGGTLFFGAFFFAFVQLYQMGFRSYPNFDREALRFRPYLGALLAGWCTSMLSLSRCYVVPTYMVLGLAAAYLHMAARSSARPAPLATWNTPQALRLTFASGALFVGLYLFTVMFA